In one window of Arthrobacter pascens DNA:
- a CDS encoding SGNH/GDSL hydrolase family protein produces MDFSARYVALGDSFTEGVGDDDPARPNGVRGWADRVAEQLGAADPGFGYANLAIRGRKLRRIMAEQVDAAVELKPTLVTIYAGANDILRPKIDIDDLLVEYDAGIRKLTATGATVVMFTGFDSRGSKIFSTTRGRTAIYNELVRGIAGDHNALLVDYWRFSEYYDWGMWAQDRMHMSAAGHANMAKRVLTVLEHDHSIEVPPMTPVPELSRSEAIRANARWVRDFAAPWVVRRVTGKSSGDGLAPRYAQLTRP; encoded by the coding sequence ATGGATTTTTCAGCCCGGTACGTAGCCCTCGGCGATTCCTTCACGGAGGGCGTTGGTGATGATGACCCCGCGCGCCCCAACGGTGTGCGCGGCTGGGCGGACCGTGTTGCCGAGCAGCTGGGGGCGGCGGATCCGGGCTTCGGCTACGCCAACCTCGCCATCCGCGGAAGGAAACTCCGCCGGATCATGGCTGAGCAGGTGGACGCCGCCGTCGAACTTAAGCCGACCCTGGTGACAATTTACGCAGGAGCCAACGACATTCTGCGTCCGAAGATCGACATCGACGATCTCCTGGTGGAGTACGACGCCGGCATCCGGAAGCTGACCGCCACGGGCGCCACAGTGGTCATGTTCACCGGTTTTGACTCCCGCGGTTCCAAGATTTTCAGCACCACCCGAGGCCGCACCGCTATCTACAACGAGCTGGTCCGCGGCATCGCCGGCGACCACAATGCCCTGCTGGTGGATTACTGGCGCTTCAGCGAGTACTACGACTGGGGCATGTGGGCCCAGGACCGGATGCACATGTCGGCCGCCGGGCATGCCAACATGGCCAAGCGCGTGCTGACCGTCCTGGAACACGATCACTCGATCGAGGTGCCGCCCATGACGCCGGTTCCCGAGCTGAGCCGCAGTGAAGCCATCCGCGCGAATGCCCGCTGGGTCCGCGATTTCGCCGCCCCATGGGTGGTCCGCAGGGTCACCGGCAAGTCCTCCGGGGACGGCCTCGCCCCGAGGTATGCCCAGCTGACCCGCCCCTAG
- a CDS encoding FAD:protein FMN transferase: protein MGTVISLAFPRDPAPGGHLVDDEFAAATAVVESLFQELDHTFSLYRPDSEANRLARGELLLQNASAAMRTLYADALDWRRRTEGAFTPKRPDGVVDLSGLVKGHAISEAGTSLLALGLHHWCLNAGGDVLVSGSPLPGSTQPGSTPPTSKAWQAGIVDPADRRALVAGYALGAGRRHAALATSGSAERGHHIWRQRGAAEEFVQVSVAAADVVTADVLATAIVAGGAPMLDRAADGWDISVLAVTAEGELLATPGFRS from the coding sequence ATGGGCACGGTCATCAGCCTGGCCTTTCCACGCGATCCGGCTCCGGGAGGGCACCTGGTCGACGACGAGTTCGCTGCCGCTACCGCCGTCGTCGAAAGCCTCTTCCAGGAACTGGACCACACGTTCAGCCTGTACCGGCCTGATTCGGAAGCGAACCGGCTGGCCCGCGGCGAGCTGTTGCTCCAGAACGCCTCCGCCGCCATGCGCACGCTGTATGCGGACGCGCTGGACTGGCGGCGCCGCACCGAAGGGGCATTCACTCCTAAAAGACCCGACGGCGTGGTGGACCTTTCCGGTCTGGTGAAGGGTCATGCCATCAGTGAGGCGGGGACGTCGCTGCTGGCGTTGGGACTGCATCACTGGTGTCTGAACGCCGGCGGCGACGTGTTAGTCAGCGGTTCTCCACTGCCGGGAAGTACGCAGCCTGGAAGTACGCCGCCAACTAGTAAGGCGTGGCAAGCCGGCATCGTTGACCCCGCAGACCGCCGCGCCCTGGTGGCCGGGTATGCCCTTGGTGCCGGAAGAAGGCATGCGGCGCTGGCCACCTCGGGATCCGCCGAACGCGGCCACCACATCTGGCGGCAGCGGGGCGCCGCTGAGGAGTTTGTCCAGGTGTCCGTAGCCGCCGCCGACGTGGTGACCGCCGACGTCCTGGCCACAGCGATTGTGGCCGGCGGCGCCCCAATGCTGGACCGGGCTGCGGATGGCTGGGACATATCCGTGCTGGCCGTGACGGCGGAAGGGGAGCTGCTGGCGACGCCGGGCTTCCGCAGCTAG